The following proteins come from a genomic window of Plectropomus leopardus isolate mb chromosome 11, YSFRI_Pleo_2.0, whole genome shotgun sequence:
- the siah1 gene encoding E3 ubiquitin-protein ligase Siah1 isoform X1, translating into MLPKCWTGKQKCDPLFCGVFWAAAAAWFPWKRPEKYGDEGLRERSTPMSLVQVKSKPASVALQAPPWNSLFRLFSCVATRSVHRTKEVPTFQEKTKALFGNLMDEEMSRQTATALPTGTSKCPPSQRVPTLSGTTASNSDLASLFECPVCFDYVLPPILQCQSGHLVCSNCRPKLTCCPTCRGPLGSIRNLAMEKVANSVLFPCKYASSGCEVTLPHTDKTEHEELCEFRPYSCPCPGASCKWQGSLDAVMPHLMHQHKSITTLQGEDIVFLATDINLPGAVDWVMMQSCFGFHFMLVLEKQEKYDGHQQFFAIVQLIGTRKQAENFAYRLELNGHRRRLTWEATPRSIHEGIATAIMNSDCLVFDTSIAQLFAENGNLGINVTISMC; encoded by the exons ATGCTTCCTAAGTGTTGGACCGGGAAGCAGAAATGTGATCCTCTGTTTTGCGGTGTGTTttgggcagcagcagcagcgtggtTTCCATGGAAAAGACCAGAGAAATATGGCGACGAGGGGCTGCGTGAACGCTCTACCCCTATGTCTTTGGTCCAAGTGAAATCAAAGCCAGCTAGCGTAGCACTGCAAGCTCCGCCCTGGAATTCCTTGTTCAGACTCTTCTCATGTGTAGCCACAAGGAGCGTGCACAGGACTAAAG aGGTCCCCACATTTCAAGAGAAGACGAAAGCCTTATTTGGAAATCTTATGGACGAAG AAATGAGTCGCCAGACTGCCACCGCGCTGCCCACAGGAACCTCCAAGTGCCCCCCCTCCCAGCGCGTGCCCACCTTGTCAGGCACCACTGCCTCTAACAGCGACCTGGCCAGCCTGTTTGAGTGCCCTGTCTGCTTCGACTATGTCCTACCCCCCATCCTGCAGTGCCAGTCTGGACACCTG GTATGCTCCAACTGCCGGCCCAAGCTCACTTGCTGCCCCACCTGCCGAGGCCCCCTGGGCTCCATCAGGAACCTGGCCATGGAGAAGGTGGCTAACTCTGTCCTCTTCCCCTGCAAGTACGCCTCATCGGGCTGCGAAGTCACCCTGCCTCACACTGACAAGACGGAGCACGAAGAGCTGTGCGAATTTCGGCCGTACTCCTGCCCCTGCCCCGGCGCCTCCTGCAAGTGGCAGGGCTCTCTGGACGCTGTCATGCCCCACCTGATGCACCAGCACAAGTCCATCACCACACTGCAG GGGGAGGACATTGTGTTCCTGGCCACGGACATCAACCTCCCAGGAGCAGTGGACTGGGTAATGATGCAGTCCTGCTTCGGTTTCCACTTCATGCTGGTGCTGGAGAAGCAGGAGAAGTACGACGGGCATCAGCAGTTCTTCGCCATCGTGCAGCTCATTGGCACTCGCAAGCAGGCCGAGAATTTCGCCTACAGGCTGGAGCTCAACGGGCACCGGCGCCGCCTGACCTGGGAGGCCACGCCGCGCTCCATCCACGAGGGCATCGCCACGGCCATCATGAACAGCGACTGCTTGGTGTTCGACACGTCCATCGCACAGCTGTTCGCCGAGAACGGAAACCTGGGCATCAATGTCACCATCTCCATGTGCTAA
- the siah1 gene encoding E3 ubiquitin-protein ligase Siah1 isoform X2: protein MDEEMSRQTATALPTGTSKCPPSQRVPTLSGTTASNSDLASLFECPVCFDYVLPPILQCQSGHLVCSNCRPKLTCCPTCRGPLGSIRNLAMEKVANSVLFPCKYASSGCEVTLPHTDKTEHEELCEFRPYSCPCPGASCKWQGSLDAVMPHLMHQHKSITTLQGEDIVFLATDINLPGAVDWVMMQSCFGFHFMLVLEKQEKYDGHQQFFAIVQLIGTRKQAENFAYRLELNGHRRRLTWEATPRSIHEGIATAIMNSDCLVFDTSIAQLFAENGNLGINVTISMC, encoded by the exons ATGGACGAAG AAATGAGTCGCCAGACTGCCACCGCGCTGCCCACAGGAACCTCCAAGTGCCCCCCCTCCCAGCGCGTGCCCACCTTGTCAGGCACCACTGCCTCTAACAGCGACCTGGCCAGCCTGTTTGAGTGCCCTGTCTGCTTCGACTATGTCCTACCCCCCATCCTGCAGTGCCAGTCTGGACACCTG GTATGCTCCAACTGCCGGCCCAAGCTCACTTGCTGCCCCACCTGCCGAGGCCCCCTGGGCTCCATCAGGAACCTGGCCATGGAGAAGGTGGCTAACTCTGTCCTCTTCCCCTGCAAGTACGCCTCATCGGGCTGCGAAGTCACCCTGCCTCACACTGACAAGACGGAGCACGAAGAGCTGTGCGAATTTCGGCCGTACTCCTGCCCCTGCCCCGGCGCCTCCTGCAAGTGGCAGGGCTCTCTGGACGCTGTCATGCCCCACCTGATGCACCAGCACAAGTCCATCACCACACTGCAG GGGGAGGACATTGTGTTCCTGGCCACGGACATCAACCTCCCAGGAGCAGTGGACTGGGTAATGATGCAGTCCTGCTTCGGTTTCCACTTCATGCTGGTGCTGGAGAAGCAGGAGAAGTACGACGGGCATCAGCAGTTCTTCGCCATCGTGCAGCTCATTGGCACTCGCAAGCAGGCCGAGAATTTCGCCTACAGGCTGGAGCTCAACGGGCACCGGCGCCGCCTGACCTGGGAGGCCACGCCGCGCTCCATCCACGAGGGCATCGCCACGGCCATCATGAACAGCGACTGCTTGGTGTTCGACACGTCCATCGCACAGCTGTTCGCCGAGAACGGAAACCTGGGCATCAATGTCACCATCTCCATGTGCTAA